From a single Silene latifolia isolate original U9 population chromosome 6, ASM4854445v1, whole genome shotgun sequence genomic region:
- the LOC141587911 gene encoding uncharacterized protein LOC141587911: MAFQKEGCTKWDWTLISDRMKGVEKAISNVFPTATRRICAQHLYTNFKEKWAGPGYHDLFWKAANTTSPFVFNKAMTGIARLSREAFAYLSNVPQQWSIHQFDPLTTCDHNTSNFVESFNAVINDMRAKPILVLMEEIRQYQMNKIAERIDIAEAVQPYDLTPYAKGIIESNCSDSRHCRVIKAGGGEFEVVEGTTTTFPVNLKNETCLCGAWQMTGIPCKHACRVIYHNKEEPMQYLNGYFSGMCYKLIYSNIMHPMPDKDQWPEFQFPMIQPPLQERSAGRPARQRKRKLDEKKRKRGSRSTIIRCSICKTIGHNARSCQGGPTTKKRRTDGASTSTNQSPN; the protein is encoded by the coding sequence ATGGCATTTCAGAAGGAAGGTTGTACTAAGTGGGACTGGACTTTAATTAGTGATAGAATGAAAGGTGTTGAGAAGGCTATATCAAATGTGTTCCCAACTGCCACAAGAAGAATTTGTGCTCAGCATTTGTACACAAATTTCAAGGAGAAATGGGCAGGGCCTGGCTATCATGATCTGTTTTGGAAGGCTGCCAATACAACATCACCATTTGTCTTCAACAAAGCAATGACAGGTATAGCTAGACTTTCTAGAGAAGCTTTTGCTTACTTGTCTAATGTTCCCCAACAATGGTCCATACATCAATTTGATCCACTAACAACTTGTGATCATAATACCTCAAACTTTGTTGAGTCTTTTAATGCTGTGATTAATGACATGAGGGCCAAACCAATTCTTGTCTTGATGGAAGAGATAAGGCAATATCAGATGAACAAGATAGCAGAAAGAATTGATATAGCTGAGGCTGTGCAACCATATGATCTTACCCCATATGCAAAGGGTATTATTGAGTCTAATTGTTCAGACTCAAGGCATTGCAGAGTGATAAAAGCTGGAGGTGGAGAATTTGAGGTGGTTGAAGGTACCACAACTACCTTTCCTGTAAATTTGAAGAATGAAACATGTTTGTGTGGGGCATGGCAGATGACTGGGATACCATGTAAGCATGCATGTAGGGTCATCTATCACAACAAAGAAGAACCAATGCAATATCTGAATGGCTACTTCTCTGGGATGTgctataaattaatttatagcAATATCATGCACCCTATGCCTGATAAAGATCAGTGGCCTGAATTTCAGTTTCCTATGATCCAGCCACCACTACAAGAAAGATCAGCAGGAAGGCCAGCTAGACAAAGAAAGAGGAAGCttgatgagaaaaagagaaagagaggcaGCAGGTCCACCATCATCAGATGTTCTATTTGTAAGACAATAGGCCACAATGCAAGATCATGCCAAGGTGGTCCAACAACAAAGAAGAGAAGGACTGATGGTGCTTCAACTTCAACAAATCAATCTCCAAACTGA